A section of the Clostridium omnivorum genome encodes:
- a CDS encoding FtsK/SpoIIIE family DNA translocase → MAKKKNKTTINNDIVGILLITFGFLMLISIFSSSYSGLIGQFVKKLLIALFGLGAYIFPFFIIFVGFCYIVKKGKLTFNKKFYGILIFVLNTLLFIQMMNINVFYIDNHVYQGMERIYNSNTFVHGGIFCYLLSIPMYKLFGTIGSYIIFIAVYIISFILIAQIELSDILLSMNSKFKLKKKKKEVEIEEKNIEPENEYALDGQEKNSYLKNLNSKIKIIDFMKSSKTEEADSVPTNNHNINDSKKEVTEELEKEIILNSSNLDGEKEYRYPTVDLLVQNNQSKLNKEDKKELINNANKLEETLVSFGVEAKVVQVTKGPSVTRFELQPSAGVKVSKIVNLADDIALNLAASGVRIEAPIPGKAVVGIEVPNRDLTAVHLREVIESPEFSTSTKNLTFCLGKDIGGNCVVSDLTKMPHMLIAGATGSGKSVCINTLIISILYKYSPEDVKLLMIDPKVVELNVYNGIPHLLIPVVTDPKKAAGALNWAVNEMTRRYKLFADNGVRNIEGYNELVAKGKLQSKLPLVVIIVDELADLMMVCPNDVEDYIGRLAQMARAAGMHLVIATQRPSVDVITGVIKANIPSRISFAVSSQIDSRTILDTAGAEKLLGKGDMLFYPVGESKPLRIQGAFISEDEVEKVVSFIKNQKNEVEYKTEILDHLDKEVSKNSESEEDELLNESIKIVVESGQASTSLLQRRLRIGYNRAARIIEQLEEKGFISAKDGSKPRQILVDKEKILDGSYLQRDN, encoded by the coding sequence TTGGCTAAAAAGAAAAACAAAACTACAATAAACAATGACATAGTTGGAATATTACTTATCACATTTGGCTTTTTAATGCTGATTAGTATATTTTCCTCCAGTTATTCTGGCTTAATAGGACAATTTGTCAAAAAACTTTTAATAGCTCTGTTTGGATTAGGTGCATACATATTTCCGTTTTTTATTATCTTCGTTGGTTTTTGTTATATTGTGAAAAAGGGAAAGCTTACATTTAATAAAAAGTTTTATGGTATTTTAATCTTTGTTCTAAATACTCTTTTGTTCATACAAATGATGAATATTAATGTGTTTTATATAGATAATCATGTATACCAAGGTATGGAGAGAATATATAATAGTAATACTTTTGTGCATGGAGGAATATTTTGTTATTTATTAAGTATTCCTATGTATAAACTTTTTGGTACAATTGGTAGCTATATTATTTTTATAGCAGTATATATTATTTCATTTATATTGATTGCTCAAATTGAACTTTCAGATATCTTGTTAAGTATGAATTCTAAATTTAAACTTAAAAAAAAGAAAAAGGAAGTTGAAATTGAAGAAAAAAATATTGAACCTGAAAATGAGTATGCATTAGATGGACAAGAAAAAAATAGTTATTTAAAAAACTTAAACAGTAAAATAAAAATAATTGATTTTATGAAATCTTCAAAGACCGAGGAAGCGGATTCAGTACCAACTAATAATCATAATATTAATGATAGTAAAAAAGAAGTAACTGAAGAGCTAGAAAAGGAAATAATCTTAAACAGTTCTAATTTAGATGGAGAAAAAGAGTATAGATATCCTACTGTAGATTTATTAGTGCAGAATAATCAGTCAAAGCTAAATAAAGAGGATAAAAAAGAGTTGATTAATAATGCAAATAAACTTGAAGAAACTCTTGTTAGTTTTGGAGTAGAAGCAAAAGTAGTTCAAGTAACAAAGGGCCCTTCTGTAACAAGATTTGAACTTCAACCAAGTGCGGGAGTAAAGGTTAGCAAAATTGTAAATTTAGCAGATGACATAGCTCTTAATCTCGCTGCTTCTGGGGTAAGAATAGAAGCGCCTATACCTGGGAAAGCAGTTGTAGGAATAGAGGTGCCTAATAGGGATTTAACTGCTGTTCATCTAAGAGAAGTTATAGAATCTCCTGAATTTTCAACATCAACAAAAAACCTAACCTTTTGCTTAGGTAAAGATATAGGTGGAAATTGTGTAGTTTCTGATTTAACAAAAATGCCGCATATGCTTATTGCTGGTGCCACAGGTTCTGGGAAAAGTGTTTGTATTAATACCCTTATAATAAGCATACTTTATAAATATTCACCTGAAGACGTCAAATTATTAATGATAGACCCTAAAGTTGTTGAGCTTAACGTATATAATGGTATACCACATTTATTAATACCAGTGGTAACAGATCCAAAGAAAGCCGCTGGTGCGTTAAATTGGGCTGTTAATGAAATGACTAGAAGGTATAAACTTTTTGCTGATAATGGAGTAAGAAATATTGAAGGATATAATGAACTAGTAGCTAAAGGAAAACTTCAAAGTAAGTTACCGCTTGTAGTAATAATTGTAGATGAGTTGGCAGATTTGATGATGGTATGTCCAAATGATGTTGAAGATTATATCGGAAGACTAGCACAGATGGCAAGAGCGGCTGGTATGCATCTTGTTATTGCAACACAAAGGCCTTCTGTAGATGTAATTACAGGCGTAATAAAAGCTAATATTCCTTCTAGAATTTCCTTTGCTGTTTCAAGCCAAATTGACTCAAGAACTATTTTAGATACAGCAGGTGCTGAAAAACTACTGGGTAAAGGTGATATGCTTTTCTATCCTGTAGGTGAATCAAAACCATTAAGAATTCAAGGTGCCTTTATTTCAGAGGATGAAGTAGAAAAAGTAGTATCATTTATTAAAAATCAAAAAAACGAAGTTGAATATAAAACCGAAATTCTAGATCATCTAGATAAAGAAGTGTCTAAAAATAGTGAATCTGAAGAGGATGAACTTCTAAATGAATCAATTAAAATTGTGGTAGAATCCGGACAAGCATCAACATCTTTACTACAGAGAAGACTTAGAATTGGTTACAATAGAGCTGCTCGTATTATTGAACAGTTAGAAGAAAAAGGATTTATTTCTGCAAAGGATGGCAGCAAACCTCGCCAAATATTGGTGGATAAAGAAAAGATACTAGATGGCAGCTATCTACAGAGGGATAACTAA
- the truB gene encoding tRNA pseudouridine(55) synthase TruB: MDGVINIYKPTGMSSFDVVAKVRKLSKCKKVGHTGTLDPEASGVLPICIGKATKIVDYIMSETKIYVAEMKLGIVTDSYDREGKILENNLVNVTEDQIKEAVNSFIGKIEQIPPMHSALKVNGQRLYELARKGIEIERKSRLINIFDIKILSIDFPFVIMEVTCSKGTYIRSLCYDIGRKLNCGAAMWNLERKASGSFNIEDSIELDKLDCNNLEQYLVPVEEALNQYEKLYIEDDKFVKLLLNGVNIKDDVFLCKIKSDNLFRIYINDDKFIGLGKKNISGFKIEKLLI, from the coding sequence ATGGATGGAGTAATCAATATATACAAACCAACAGGAATGTCTTCTTTTGATGTTGTTGCTAAAGTTAGAAAGCTGTCTAAATGTAAAAAAGTTGGTCATACTGGAACTCTAGATCCTGAGGCATCTGGAGTTCTGCCTATTTGTATAGGTAAAGCAACAAAGATTGTTGACTACATTATGAGTGAAACAAAAATATATGTTGCTGAGATGAAGTTAGGTATTGTGACAGATAGCTATGACAGAGAGGGTAAAATATTAGAAAATAACTTAGTTAATGTTACTGAAGATCAAATAAAAGAAGCTGTGAATTCATTTATTGGGAAAATAGAACAAATTCCTCCAATGCATTCTGCTCTCAAAGTAAATGGACAAAGACTTTATGAATTGGCAAGAAAAGGTATAGAAATTGAAAGAAAGTCAAGACTAATTAACATCTTTGATATAAAAATTTTGAGTATTGATTTTCCTTTTGTTATAATGGAAGTGACTTGTTCAAAAGGTACTTATATAAGAAGCCTTTGTTATGATATTGGAAGAAAGTTAAATTGTGGTGCAGCTATGTGGAACTTAGAAAGAAAAGCTTCAGGAAGCTTCAACATAGAAGACTCTATTGAGTTAGATAAATTAGATTGTAATAACTTAGAGCAATATTTAGTCCCTGTAGAAGAAGCACTTAACCAGTATGAAAAATTGTATATCGAAGATGATAAGTTTGTTAAATTATTACTTAATGGTGTAAATATAAAAGATGATGTCTTCTTATGCAAAATTAAAAGTGACAATTTATTTAGAATATATATAAATGATGATAAATTTATTGGTTTAGGGAAAAAAAATATATCAGGATTCAAAATTGAAAAATTACTAATTTAG
- a CDS encoding YlmC/YmxH family sporulation protein encodes MSDNIKYYSEMERYEIININDGEKYNYLSDNDIVVDEDGNLKLLILNDSKSKFSFFGGNEFIEVPWEFIKKIGSKTIILDADDSCFKKTRV; translated from the coding sequence ATGAGTGATAACATAAAATACTATAGTGAGATGGAAAGATATGAGATTATAAATATCAATGATGGTGAAAAGTATAACTATCTATCTGATAATGATATAGTTGTTGATGAAGATGGTAATCTGAAACTATTAATTTTGAACGATTCAAAGTCGAAATTTAGTTTTTTTGGTGGAAATGAATTTATAGAAGTTCCTTGGGAATTTATAAAAAAAATTGGCTCTAAGACTATCATTTTGGATGCTGATGATAGTTGTTTTAAAAAAACTAGGGTGTGA
- a CDS encoding M16 family metallopeptidase codes for MYNLFKLSNGLRVVVEEIDYVNSISVGLWIENGSRNEDEINNGISHFIEHMLFKGTKNRTSKQIAEAIEDVGGQINAFTGKEATCFYIKALDSHLELSLDVLSDMVLNSKFMEEDIEKEKGVVIEEINMSEDSPEDVLSDLHCEAAWGKDAISLPILGTSESVRSLSKVQIEAYVSSTYIPENSVLSIAGKFDIKSIERLVEKYFGQWNSLDKNITTYSKPEILKNHLFKSKSIEQLHISLGIQGLETGDDDIYPLLVLNNLFGGGASSILFQKLREEKGMCYSVYSYISTFKNTGLVSIYTGLNPNYAADAVNIIKEEVEYFCKNGITEEMLRKSKEQLKGSYILGLESTSSRMFSNGKSTLFLNRINVPSDVLKKVDNINMNKINQVMESTFRKGIRNSAYVGESFHMESLQNILEGDTIAFKNKKSTRV; via the coding sequence ATGTATAACTTATTCAAACTAAGTAATGGTTTAAGGGTAGTTGTTGAGGAAATAGATTATGTAAACTCTATTAGTGTTGGATTATGGATAGAAAATGGTTCTAGAAATGAAGATGAAATAAATAATGGTATTTCACACTTTATTGAACATATGCTTTTTAAGGGGACGAAGAACAGAACTTCTAAGCAAATTGCGGAAGCTATTGAAGATGTAGGTGGACAGATTAATGCTTTTACTGGAAAAGAAGCTACATGCTTTTATATAAAAGCATTGGATTCACATTTAGAGCTAAGTCTTGATGTATTGTCAGATATGGTTCTGAATAGCAAGTTTATGGAAGAGGATATTGAAAAGGAAAAAGGCGTAGTTATAGAAGAAATAAATATGAGTGAAGATTCACCAGAGGATGTGCTTTCAGATCTGCATTGTGAAGCAGCTTGGGGAAAGGATGCAATATCACTTCCAATTTTGGGTACTAGTGAAAGTGTGCGTTCTTTATCAAAAGTTCAAATTGAGGCATATGTTTCTTCTACATATATACCTGAAAACTCTGTATTATCTATAGCAGGTAAATTTGATATAAAATCAATAGAAAGACTTGTAGAGAAGTACTTTGGACAATGGAATAGTTTAGATAAGAATATTACTACTTATTCAAAGCCTGAAATACTAAAAAATCATTTGTTTAAATCTAAGAGTATAGAACAGCTTCATATAAGTCTTGGAATACAAGGTTTAGAGACTGGTGATGATGATATTTATCCGCTATTAGTTTTAAACAACCTGTTCGGAGGAGGGGCTTCATCTATACTATTTCAAAAACTTAGAGAAGAAAAAGGTATGTGCTATTCTGTATATTCTTATATATCTACTTTTAAAAATACTGGTTTGGTTAGCATATATACAGGATTAAATCCTAATTATGCTGCAGATGCAGTAAATATAATTAAAGAAGAAGTTGAATACTTTTGTAAAAATGGTATTACTGAAGAAATGTTAAGAAAATCAAAAGAACAGCTAAAAGGTAGCTATATATTAGGGCTAGAAAGTACTAGTAGTAGAATGTTTAGCAATGGCAAATCAACTTTATTCCTTAATAGAATAAATGTACCTTCAGACGTTCTTAAAAAAGTAGATAATATAAACATGAATAAAATTAATCAAGTAATGGAAAGCACATTTAGAAAAGGCATAAGAAATTCTGCTTATGTAGGAGAAAGTTTTCATATGGAATCATTACAAAATATTTTAGAGGGTGATACGATTGCTTTTAAGAATAAAAAAAGTACCAGAGTTTAA
- the dapG gene encoding aspartate kinase, with protein sequence MKILVQKFGGTSVSTHERRKMVIKKIKTALSEGFNPVVVVSAMGRKGEPYATDTLLSLIDTMFKDNNKQASDLLMSCGETLSTVILCNELYKDNLEAVPLTGGQAGIITDDNYNNASVLNVETENLISILKEGKIPVVAGFQGQNEKGFITTLGRGGSDVTAALLGVALNAEEVQIYTDVDGIMTADPRLVSEASLIKEISYNEVFQFADQGAKVIHPRAVEIAMKGNIPLVIKNTMSNCDGTLINSSGDLDTNSIITGITHMSNRVQVKVNYEQNKNNENYNLLLDVLAENMISIDLINVFPKENIFTIDEKDLAKFDSIMTNIGLTYSCIKNCSKIAIIGSRIRGVPGVMAKVLKALIRENIEVLQTADSHTTIWCLVEEKHTNRAINALHKEFKLG encoded by the coding sequence ATGAAAATACTAGTTCAAAAATTTGGTGGAACATCTGTATCTACTCATGAGAGAAGAAAAATGGTTATTAAAAAAATAAAAACCGCATTAAGTGAAGGATTTAATCCAGTTGTTGTTGTTTCAGCTATGGGAAGAAAAGGTGAACCATATGCTACAGATACTTTATTATCTTTAATAGACACAATGTTTAAGGATAATAATAAACAAGCTTCTGATTTACTTATGAGTTGCGGTGAAACATTGAGCACAGTTATACTATGCAATGAATTATATAAGGATAATTTAGAAGCAGTTCCACTAACAGGAGGGCAGGCTGGTATAATTACTGATGACAACTATAATAATGCATCAGTATTAAATGTAGAAACTGAGAATCTTATTTCTATATTAAAGGAAGGAAAGATACCAGTAGTTGCAGGCTTTCAAGGGCAAAATGAAAAAGGCTTTATTACAACACTTGGTAGAGGTGGCAGTGATGTTACTGCTGCACTTTTAGGAGTTGCACTTAATGCTGAAGAAGTCCAGATTTATACAGATGTAGATGGCATTATGACCGCTGATCCAAGGCTTGTTTCAGAAGCTTCCTTAATAAAAGAAATAAGTTATAATGAAGTTTTTCAATTTGCAGATCAAGGTGCAAAGGTTATCCATCCAAGAGCAGTTGAAATAGCTATGAAAGGGAATATACCATTAGTAATTAAAAACACTATGAGCAACTGCGATGGAACTCTAATAAATAGTAGTGGCGATTTAGATACCAATAGCATAATTACTGGTATAACCCATATGAGTAATAGAGTACAGGTAAAGGTAAACTACGAGCAAAATAAAAATAATGAGAATTACAACTTGCTATTAGATGTATTAGCAGAAAACATGATAAGTATAGATCTTATAAATGTTTTTCCTAAAGAAAATATATTTACTATTGATGAAAAAGATTTAGCCAAGTTTGATTCTATAATGACTAATATAGGATTAACCTATTCTTGCATAAAAAATTGCAGTAAAATTGCAATTATTGGCAGCAGGATAAGAGGAGTTCCAGGAGTTATGGCAAAGGTATTAAAGGCATTAATAAGAGAGAATATTGAGGTTCTTCAAACGGCTGATTCTCACACTACTATTTGGTGCCTAGTGGAAGAAAAGCATACTAATCGTGCCATAAATGCTCTTCACAAAGAATTTAAATTAGGATAA
- the rpsO gene encoding 30S ribosomal protein S15: protein MEKATKQQIIDQYKRHEGDTGSPEVQIALLTDRINHLTDHLKMHKKDHHSRRGLLMMVGKRRGLLNYLMAEDIQRYRDIIEKLGLRR, encoded by the coding sequence ATGGAAAAGGCTACAAAGCAACAAATAATTGATCAATACAAGAGACATGAAGGAGATACTGGTTCTCCAGAAGTGCAAATAGCACTTTTAACAGATAGAATAAATCATCTTACAGATCACTTAAAGATGCACAAGAAGGATCACCATTCAAGAAGAGGTCTTCTTATGATGGTTGGTAAGAGAAGAGGTCTTTTAAATTACCTAATGGCTGAAGATATTCAAAGATATCGTGATATAATTGAAAAATTAGGATTAAGAAGATAG
- a CDS encoding ClpP family protease, whose amino-acid sequence MSEDNVKKEVENIKELGTPDIPKPDERIQILPIIGQIEGHMALPPQTKTTRYEHVIPQLVSIETDKRVEGVLIVLNTVGGDVEAGLAISEMIRSLSKPTVSLVIGGGHSIGVPLATSAQYSFISPSATMIIHPIRMNGLIIGVPQTFEYFNKMQERIIEFIVRTSKIERDSLKKLMLQTDELLNDMGTILIGKQAVDYGLIDEVGGISDALKKLDELIEKKNANSL is encoded by the coding sequence ATGAGTGAAGATAATGTAAAAAAAGAAGTAGAAAATATAAAAGAGTTAGGAACGCCAGATATACCAAAGCCTGATGAAAGGATTCAAATATTACCTATAATTGGTCAAATAGAAGGGCATATGGCACTACCTCCACAAACAAAGACTACACGGTATGAGCATGTAATCCCCCAACTTGTGTCTATTGAGACGGATAAAAGAGTAGAGGGGGTACTGATTGTGTTAAATACTGTTGGTGGGGATGTGGAAGCAGGACTTGCAATATCAGAAATGATACGAAGTTTGAGCAAACCTACTGTTTCTTTAGTTATAGGAGGAGGACACTCAATAGGAGTTCCACTGGCAACTTCAGCGCAGTATTCATTTATTTCACCTTCGGCTACAATGATTATCCATCCAATAAGAATGAATGGTTTAATAATAGGGGTACCTCAAACTTTTGAGTATTTTAACAAAATGCAGGAAAGAATAATTGAATTTATAGTTAGAACTTCTAAAATTGAAAGAGATTCATTAAAAAAGTTAATGCTGCAAACAGATGAACTCTTAAATGACATGGGGACAATTCTAATAGGAAAACAGGCTGTTGATTATGGATTAATAGACGAAGTAGGCGGAATTAGTGATGCTTTAAAAAAGCTAGATGAATTAATTGAAAAGAAGAATGCAAATTCATTATAA
- a CDS encoding polyribonucleotide nucleotidyltransferase, producing the protein MSHIFETTVANRTLKVDYGKVGMLSDCAAFVSYGDTVVLVNVNSSEKPREGIDFFPLSVEYEERLYSVGKIPGGFIKREGKPSEKAILSGRAIDRPLRPLFPKGYRNDVQVVCSVVSVEPDNLPDILAINAASIALCISSIPFSTPVAAVSVGLIDGNFVINPTSKEREQSSLNLTVCATKDRVMMIEAGAQEVPEDVMYDAIMFGFAECKNIVKFQEEVVAKCGKEKQTPELYKVDENLETEVREFATEMIKEAMYITDKDQRNEAMDAAKKKIDEAFEEKYADNKADVADVVYRIQKEIVRNMILNEKRRPDGRQFNQIRPISCEVELLPRTHGTGLFTRGLTQVLTVATIGALGEVQILDGLGEEEFKRYMHHYNFPSYSVGEVRPLRGPGRREIGHGALAEKALEPLIPSEEEFPYAIRLVSEVLSSNGSTSQASVCASTLALLDAGVPIKRPAAGIAMGLVTSEDLTRESILTDIQGIEDFFGDMDFKVAGTTEGITAIQVDTKIKGLSNDCIKETIEAAKIARLFLLDKINKCIPEPRKEMSPYAPRAYTMSIDPEKIRDVIGTGGKTINKIIAETGVKIDIKEDGKIFIMSNDGVGAQRALKMIDDLTREVKVGEIYLGRVTKIATFGAFVEILPGKEGLVHISKLDLNRVNKVEDVVSVGDEILVKVTEIDNQGRVNLSRKDAIKDSEPEEKDTDK; encoded by the coding sequence ATGAGCCATATTTTTGAAACTACTGTAGCTAATAGAACACTAAAAGTGGATTATGGCAAGGTAGGAATGCTATCTGATTGCGCAGCTTTTGTTAGCTATGGCGATACTGTGGTTCTTGTAAATGTAAATTCTTCAGAAAAACCTAGAGAAGGAATAGACTTTTTTCCATTAAGTGTTGAATATGAAGAAAGATTATATTCAGTTGGAAAAATACCTGGAGGTTTTATTAAAAGAGAGGGTAAACCTTCAGAGAAGGCTATTCTTAGTGGAAGAGCTATTGATAGACCTCTAAGACCTCTTTTCCCTAAAGGATATAGAAACGATGTACAGGTTGTTTGTTCAGTTGTTTCTGTAGAGCCAGATAATTTACCTGATATACTAGCAATTAATGCTGCTTCAATCGCATTGTGCATATCTAGTATTCCATTTAGCACACCTGTTGCTGCAGTATCGGTTGGGCTTATAGATGGTAATTTTGTAATAAATCCTACATCTAAGGAAAGAGAGCAAAGTTCATTAAATTTAACTGTATGTGCTACAAAAGACAGAGTAATGATGATAGAAGCAGGTGCTCAGGAAGTACCTGAAGATGTAATGTATGATGCTATAATGTTTGGCTTTGCGGAATGTAAAAACATTGTTAAATTCCAAGAAGAAGTTGTAGCTAAGTGCGGAAAAGAAAAGCAAACTCCTGAATTATATAAGGTAGATGAAAACCTAGAGACAGAAGTAAGAGAATTTGCTACTGAAATGATTAAAGAAGCAATGTACATAACTGACAAAGATCAAAGAAATGAAGCAATGGATGCTGCTAAGAAAAAGATAGATGAAGCTTTTGAAGAAAAGTATGCTGACAATAAGGCTGATGTAGCTGATGTAGTATATAGAATTCAAAAGGAAATTGTTAGAAATATGATTCTAAATGAGAAGAGAAGACCTGATGGAAGACAGTTCAATCAAATTAGACCTATTAGCTGTGAAGTAGAACTATTACCAAGAACTCATGGTACTGGACTATTCACAAGAGGACTTACTCAAGTTCTTACTGTTGCAACAATAGGTGCATTAGGTGAAGTTCAAATTTTAGATGGTCTTGGAGAAGAAGAATTCAAGAGATACATGCACCATTACAACTTCCCTTCATATAGCGTTGGAGAAGTAAGACCACTAAGAGGACCTGGAAGAAGAGAAATAGGTCATGGTGCTTTAGCTGAAAAAGCATTAGAACCATTAATTCCTTCGGAAGAAGAATTCCCATATGCAATAAGACTAGTATCAGAAGTGTTAAGCTCTAATGGTTCAACATCTCAAGCTAGTGTATGTGCAAGCACATTAGCATTACTTGATGCTGGTGTTCCAATAAAAAGACCAGCTGCTGGTATAGCTATGGGTTTAGTTACTAGCGAAGATTTAACTAGAGAATCAATACTTACTGATATTCAAGGTATTGAAGATTTCTTTGGGGATATGGATTTTAAAGTTGCTGGTACAACTGAAGGAATTACTGCTATACAAGTAGATACTAAAATCAAAGGCTTATCTAATGACTGCATTAAAGAAACTATAGAAGCAGCAAAAATAGCTAGATTATTCTTATTAGATAAGATTAATAAATGCATACCAGAACCAAGAAAAGAAATGTCGCCATATGCTCCTAGAGCCTATACAATGTCTATTGATCCTGAAAAGATAAGAGATGTTATAGGTACTGGTGGAAAGACTATTAATAAGATTATAGCTGAAACTGGAGTTAAAATTGATATAAAAGAAGATGGTAAGATTTTTATTATGTCAAATGATGGCGTTGGTGCTCAAAGAGCTCTAAAGATGATAGATGACTTAACTAGAGAAGTTAAGGTAGGAGAAATTTATCTTGGAAGAGTAACGAAAATTGCTACTTTTGGAGCATTCGTTGAAATTTTACCAGGTAAAGAAGGTTTAGTTCATATATCTAAATTAGATTTAAATAGAGTAAATAAAGTTGAAGATGTAGTGTCTGTAGGTGACGAAATACTAGTAAAAGTAACAGAAATCGATAACCAAGGAAGAGTTAATCTTTCAAGAAAAGATGCTATTAAAGATTCAGAACCAGAAGAAAAAGATACTGATAAATAG
- the dut gene encoding dUTP diphosphatase, which translates to MLLRIKKVPEFKDLPTPKFMTEGSVGMDLYAAIEEEIILKPFERKLIPTGILIELPCGYEAQIRPRSGLANKYGVTLVNTPGTIDWDYRGEIKVIMINLGNEDFKINRADRIAQMVFNKVEIPIIEEVEYIESTERGSGGFGSTGK; encoded by the coding sequence TTGCTTTTAAGAATAAAAAAAGTACCAGAGTTTAAGGATTTACCCACACCTAAATTCATGACTGAAGGTTCAGTAGGAATGGATTTATATGCTGCAATAGAAGAAGAAATTATACTTAAGCCATTTGAAAGAAAATTAATTCCTACAGGAATATTGATTGAACTTCCTTGTGGGTATGAAGCTCAAATAAGACCTAGAAGTGGGCTTGCAAATAAATATGGGGTGACTCTAGTTAACACACCAGGTACAATCGATTGGGATTATAGAGGCGAAATAAAAGTTATTATGATAAACCTTGGAAACGAAGACTTTAAAATAAATAGAGCGGATAGAATTGCTCAAATGGTATTTAATAAGGTTGAAATCCCTATAATAGAAGAAGTAGAATATATAGAATCAACTGAGAGAGGCTCAGGAGGGTTTGGTTCTACAGGTAAATAG
- a CDS encoding bifunctional riboflavin kinase/FAD synthetase: MIVLEDKFNTKIEYKTYVALGSFDGLHSGHIGLISKTIELAKSNNAKSMIYTFKEHPLMVLNRDIAPKLIMNNNTKLEILEELSVDVVNLVPFDDEYMRMPAEVFIEKLVEYYNVVGIIVGFNFKFGYKNSGNVELLKSLSEKLGFTLHVIDPITKDGEVVSSSCIREQIKNGEVENANKLLIKPYMLDGTVVKGKQLGRILGFPTANLKYNLDFVIPGNGVYYTIIAYESKFYKGITNVGYNPSVGDTNNSLTIETYILDFDKDIYGEYIKVYFIKKFRDEIKFSSLDQLVSQLKSDKEYAEKQILEIF, translated from the coding sequence ATGATAGTATTAGAAGATAAATTTAATACAAAAATCGAATACAAGACCTATGTAGCATTAGGAAGCTTTGACGGATTACATTCGGGGCATATAGGACTTATAAGTAAAACTATTGAACTAGCAAAATCTAATAATGCCAAAAGTATGATATATACTTTTAAGGAGCATCCACTGATGGTTTTAAATAGAGATATTGCCCCTAAGCTGATAATGAATAACAACACTAAACTGGAAATACTTGAGGAACTTAGTGTTGATGTTGTCAATTTAGTGCCCTTTGATGATGAGTATATGAGGATGCCGGCAGAAGTTTTTATTGAAAAATTAGTTGAATATTATAATGTAGTAGGTATAATAGTAGGTTTTAATTTTAAATTTGGTTATAAAAACAGCGGAAATGTAGAACTGTTAAAATCACTAAGTGAAAAACTCGGATTTACACTTCATGTTATAGATCCAATTACTAAGGATGGCGAAGTAGTAAGTAGCTCTTGTATCAGAGAGCAAATTAAAAATGGTGAAGTAGAAAATGCTAATAAATTACTTATAAAACCATATATGCTTGATGGAACAGTTGTAAAAGGAAAGCAATTAGGAAGAATACTAGGTTTTCCAACTGCTAATCTTAAATATAATTTGGATTTTGTTATTCCTGGTAATGGTGTGTACTATACTATAATTGCTTATGAATCTAAATTTTATAAGGGTATTACAAATGTTGGATACAACCCTTCTGTAGGAGATACAAATAATTCTCTTACTATCGAGACTTATATTTTAGATTTTGATAAAGATATATATGGTGAATATATAAAAGTATATTTTATTAAGAAGTTTAGAGATGAGATTAAATTTAGCTCATTAGATCAGCTTGTTTCACAATTAAAGAGTGATAAAGAGTACGCAGAAAAGCAAATTTTAGAAATTTTTTAA